The region AATCTGCTCTGGGTATGGAACCCGAATGCGCCTAATGCAAACTCCGATCCCTATCCGCGGACTTATCCGGGTGCGGACAGAGTGGATGTGCTGGCAGCAGATATATATAATAACGACTACTCCAATAAATATCATGATGATCTGACCAGTCTGGCTGGCGGCAAACCGATCGGCATCGGCGAGAATGGTGAAATGCCGAACATCTCGAAGCTGAAGCTGAATCAGCAGAATTACGTGTTTATGATGAACTGGGGCAAGATGCTCTACGAGAATAACAGCACAGCTACGATCAAGAATTTTATGAATGACAGCTACACACTGACCCGTGACCAATATAAGGCCTGGTCTGCTCCGGCGGCGGCTCCTAAGCCAACCGCAACGCCGACGCCTACAGCAACGCCGACGCCGACACCGACACCGACGCCAACCGCAACGCCGACACCGGCGCCAACCGCAACACCGGCGCCAACCGTTGCGCCGAAGCCGGTCCCAACCTCCGGTGATCCGGAGAGTAAGCCTGCCCAGAATGGCTTGCTTGGAGAATACTTCAAGAACATGACGCTCTCGGGAACACCGGTTATGGTCCGTAACGATGATGTCATCAGCTTCAATTGGCGTCAGAGTACTCCTAATGCCGCACTCGGCGTAGATTACTTCTCGATCCGCTGGACCGGCCAGATTAAGCCGGCTTACAGTGAGAGCTATCAGTTCTATACTACATCGGATGACGGTATCCGCTTGTGGGTGAACGGTACAGCCGTCATTGACAGCTGGGTTAAGCAGAGCGGAACGGCCCGCACAGGAACCATAGCCTTGACTGCCGGGCAACTATACGATATCAAGGTAGAGTATTACGAGAATGCAGGCGATGCGAATGTCCATCTGATGTGGCAGAGCCCCAGCCAGGTGAAGGGAACCGTACCTTCAAGTGCACTTTTCTCCAGAGCAGGCAACACATCCATACCTGCTCCGGCTGCAACAGCAGTACCGACAACGGTACCAGCAGCGACAGCAGTGCCAGCACCGACAGCAACGCCGGCACCAGTAACGACACCAATGCCAACACCAGCACCAACACTGACGCCAGCACCGACACCAGTGCCTACGCCAACGCCGACAGCGGCTCCTGTTCCCGTTCCTTCTCCTACAGCAACACCGGTGGATCTGCCGGTAGAAGTCCCTGCTGCCAATGGGTTGTACGCGGAATACTTCAATAACATGACGCTATCGGGCGAACCCGCTGCAGTGCGCACCGATGCGG is a window of Paenibacillus sp. FSL H3-0469 DNA encoding:
- a CDS encoding PA14 domain-containing protein translates to MKTYRKSRLLCAVLSLAVVLSAVPVGLGIAPSTVKAASSEGAPVNPNASAEAVKLLNNLYGISGNGIITGQHDYFESPDELSNKLKGTSGQYAALHGYELGAIGGQSESGVAAQRKNIVWSATNWSRAGGIVAMTFHQNLPGTKYEWSNVQKSITQAQFNKYVTPGTPEYNALITDLDKVAVSLKSLRDAKVPILWRPYHEMNGGWFWWGKKDNFTSLWNIMYDRFVNVHQLNNLLWVWNPNAPNANSDPYPRTYPGADRVDVLAADIYNNDYSNKYHDDLTSLAGGKPIGIGENGEMPNISKLKLNQQNYVFMMNWGKMLYENNSTATIKNFMNDSYTLTRDQYKAWSAPAAAPKPTATPTPTATPTPTPTPTPTATPTPAPTATPAPTVAPKPVPTSGDPESKPAQNGLLGEYFKNMTLSGTPVMVRNDDVISFNWRQSTPNAALGVDYFSIRWTGQIKPAYSESYQFYTTSDDGIRLWVNGTAVIDSWVKQSGTARTGTIALTAGQLYDIKVEYYENAGDANVHLMWQSPSQVKGTVPSSALFSRAGNTSIPAPAATAVPTTVPAATAVPAPTATPAPVTTPMPTPAPTLTPAPTPVPTPTPTAAPVPVPSPTATPVDLPVEVPAANGLYAEYFNNMTLSGEPAAVRTDAVLDFNWRQGSPDAAIGVDFFSVRWSGKIKPLYTETYQIYTHSDDGIRVRVNGELVIDSWVKQSGTERMGSISLTAGELYDIQVEYYENQGDAKARLMWQSPSQAKGTVPASALFLPSAS